From the genome of Candidatus Hydrogenedentota bacterium:
TGTTATACTGCGCACGCAATCCGAGACTGAGCATCTGATGAGTCCTTTTCGCATACTTCAAAGATTGTTCTTTGCCTCATTATGCGCTGCGCTGGCCTTGACGGCAGTAGCGCCGGCGGCGGCGGACGCCGGCGCGGACACAGCCGGGCGTGTCTTTGAGGATGTAGGCAGGGCGCTGAAATCCGTGATGGGACGCGGATATGACGCAGGCACGGCCGATGACGCGCCCTCTGCCACGCGCACCATCGAAGAGCGGTACCCCGTGGGTTCCCGCGCGACCGTGTTGCTCCACCATGAATTCGGGGCCGTGAATATTACGTCTTGGGATCAACGCGTCGTGCAATGCCTGACCAAGGTCTCCGCCACGGCCGAATCACGTGAAGCCGCGGCAAAAGCAGTCGAAGCCGTGCAGATCTTCGCGGAAAACAGTGGCAATACGGTCTCTATTCGCGCGTTGCCGGTGGATGCTGACCCAAGCCCCGGCATCTGGGGTATCTGCCTTAACCTGGAGGTGAGCGTTCCCAGGGATGCGGCGCTGATTGTTGATGAGCGCTTTGCTGATATCAGCATTACAGGCCTTGGCGGGGACCTGACCGCCGACGTCTGGCACGGCGACATCACCCTGAATGAAATGGGCGGCCACGTGGATGTGCGCGCCCGAGGCAGACAATCGTTGACGGTGTCGGGGCTGCGGATGGGGGGCGCCTTCAGCCTCATCGACACAGAGGCGGCGCTCAGCCGCATTGGCGGCGAAACGCGGATTCGCGCTTCGGGCGCGTCGTTGACCGTCGACTCGCCGGAACGGGGCACAGCCTTGGACATCACGGCGGAAGGTGGCCGCGTACGGCTGCAATTCCCGGAGCAAACCGACCCGGACCTGAACGCCGTCGTCCGGTTTGGCACGCTGGAGTCCAACTGGCTCGAAACGGCCGCACAGGGCCCGGTGATATCGCTGCGGCACGAGCCGTCCGGCGCAATGTATCGGGCCGCTGTCGACGCCGCTTTCTGTGACGTGGCGCTGCTGCGCGGAAGCGCTCCCGCGGAAACCCGGCCCGCCCCCAAGGCCTATGCCGGCATGAGCATGTTTCGCGAGACGGTCTCTCGCACCGAGTCAGCCGGCCCGGGCACCACCCTTAGTGTGGAGGCGAACGCAGGCAGCGTACGCATCGAAGGGACGGATGCCGCGGAGATTGCCATAACGGAGGAGCGCACCGTGTGGACTGTGTCCGCCGTTGATGCGCCCCAGGCGTTGAAGCGGCTTGATATCCAGACCCGGCGGGAAGACGAGAAACTGCTTTTGACAACAAATGCGCTGCCCGCGGAAGACCCGGTGACCCCGCGTGTGCGCGTGGACCTGGTCATCCAGTGCCCGAGGAGCGTGCCCGTGCAGGTGAGGACTCGCGACGGCGTGACGGCCGTCGCGGGAATCTCGGCGCCGGTCGACGTGCAACAGGAAACGGGCCGTGTGCATGTGTCGGAAACCGCCGGCGATGTCAGGGTCCGGAATACAGACGGCGCCGCGGAAGCGCTGCACTGTTCCGGCAATCTGGATATCGCGGTAAGCGAAGGTGATATCCTCGTCCAACAGAACGCCGGGACTGCTGCGCTGGCCTGCACGGAGGGGAAAATCCTCGTTGAGGCGCCGAAAGCCGCCGTCACCGCGCGCATGAAGAGCGGCGACGTACGAATCCTCGCCGTCGACGGCCTCTACGGCGACCTGGATGTGACCGCGGAATCCGGAAACATCAGCGTAGCCTTGCCCGAAACGCCGGACGCGGACCTGAGCGTCACGGCCTCCGGCGGTGTGGTCTACAGTGCCATTCCCCTGACCGGCTCTGTCTCGAATGACCGCCAGGAATTTCACGTCCTGCTTAAGGACGGCCAATACCGGCTCCGGCTTGAGGCGCGCGATGGGGACGTGCGCATCGATTGAGCCCAGGCAGCGTCT
Proteins encoded in this window:
- a CDS encoding DUF4097 family beta strand repeat protein → MTAVAPAAADAGADTAGRVFEDVGRALKSVMGRGYDAGTADDAPSATRTIEERYPVGSRATVLLHHEFGAVNITSWDQRVVQCLTKVSATAESREAAAKAVEAVQIFAENSGNTVSIRALPVDADPSPGIWGICLNLEVSVPRDAALIVDERFADISITGLGGDLTADVWHGDITLNEMGGHVDVRARGRQSLTVSGLRMGGAFSLIDTEAALSRIGGETRIRASGASLTVDSPERGTALDITAEGGRVRLQFPEQTDPDLNAVVRFGTLESNWLETAAQGPVISLRHEPSGAMYRAAVDAAFCDVALLRGSAPAETRPAPKAYAGMSMFRETVSRTESAGPGTTLSVEANAGSVRIEGTDAAEIAITEERTVWTVSAVDAPQALKRLDIQTRREDEKLLLTTNALPAEDPVTPRVRVDLVIQCPRSVPVQVRTRDGVTAVAGISAPVDVQQETGRVHVSETAGDVRVRNTDGAAEALHCSGNLDIAVSEGDILVQQNAGTAALACTEGKILVEAPKAAVTARMKSGDVRILAVDGLYGDLDVTAESGNISVALPETPDADLSVTASGGVVYSAIPLTGSVSNDRQEFHVLLKDGQYRLRLEARDGDVRID